The genome window GCCTGGCACTGCTGCCTCCCGTGCCATTTGCCTTCCAGTGACTCTGCTTCATGGAATATGGGTCTCTGCAAATACAGAAGCTTCAACCTAGAGTTGAAGAGTCTTTTTCAAATCACTTACTGTAGTGGGAGTTATGATACTGGGTAGTGGTGGGGcatatctttaattccagcactcgggaagcagaggtgagttcaaggccagcctggtctacaaagtgagtttcagggcaacctaaggctacacagtaaaaccttatctcaaaaaaagaaagaaagagaaagaaagagaaagaaagaaagaaagagagagagaaaggagggagggagggagggaggaaggaagaaagaaagaaagaagaaagaaagaaagaaagaaagaaagaaagaaagaaagaaagaagaaagagaaaaaattcaAACCCTCAGTTATATtaacatgttgtttttttttaatcccagggGAAATGAGCCTGCTTCAGACTgttcacagcagcagactatttgcctcatgcaggctctgagaacatgcactttgccagctgcaaataatttaattctggggactctggagagggaataaatgccaacGCTGAGATGGGTGGAGGCACTCCCAAAGAAGGCTACTGCTTCTCTCCCTGGCCCCTTCCCCATCAAGCTACTGCTGGTTCTTCCTGCTGttgtgtttgctgttgctggtttgctggataGCCTGATGATAAAGATTTGACTTGCTCAAAAGAAATATGTCTTCAAACAGCAGGAACTAGTCTGaagagacatgtgccaccaccaccccttttcAACTAAcctttttctcctacctggtgttagaAAGGATTAGGGTTGGAAAAGAGGTCTAAAAACCCAAATAAGATAGCTAAAAATAAGTATACCAACAATGTATTTACCCCTTGGCTCTATCGGGGATTGAACCTGCAGTTTTTATGCTGGACAAGCACTCTAACACTGAGTTATAGGCCCATCCCTCATCATTTTTCCAGAGGAAACTCAAGGCTTCTATACTCACACTTCCCAATTCCAAAATAAGACaggaacacacaaaacaaaatctaatAAATGTTGCAAGGAAAACCACTCCAAAGTTCAACTTGTGtcttgctttgtcaaaaattagccCAATCCCGAGCTGGAAACTTTTTTCTAGCTGGGGGCAAACCAGACGAGTCACCTCTTGACTCATATCCTCCTCAGTGTGTGACATGACTTAAGTATTTGTCCCCAGCAGAGGAGGCACAAGCTGCTGTGCCAGCTTGGCTGTTCTGCAAAGGGTCACACCAAGTTATTACCCTAGTGATTCTCAACAAGGACAGTTTTGTCACCAGGAAACTTTACAATGTCAGGACAAACTTGATTTCTATAAATGAAGGCTGCTACTGACATCCACCAAGTAAAGACCAGGCACACTACTAAATATCTTCCATCTCCAGAAGAGTCTCTTCTTCCTCTACAATAAAGAATGATCCAGGAGCTGATGAGATAGTTCAGTGTTAAGAACAGTTAAGAACATATGTTGCTCTGCAGAGGGCCTGGTTTTGGCTCCTAGCACCTGTATGGCTATAACTTGTTCCTGGGATCTGCAGGCCTGCGATGGAATGAAGAAAAGGCTTTTCTTCCACAGAACAGAGGAAAAATGATGCAAGCCCTTTTCCATTATCAATTGTAtccttttaaaatgcaaatgtacACTCATCCACacataaacctttttttttttttttttttaaataatgtaatttGGTGCAggtctttaatttcagcactcaggaggcagaggcagacagacctctgtgagttcaaggccagcctggttaaaaaggagttccaggacagacaaagctacacagaaaaaccctgtcttaaaaaaacaaaacaaaacaaacaacaaaaaatgttccAGCTCCAATAGCTAAGCATGCTGAAAAACTGTACTCTGCAGGGCACATCTGATCTGTCAACTATTAACCTTTGTTGGTATTCTTTTAGACtcattcctctcctttcttccttcatcccctctcctcctccacttcttcctctctcttggcTTCCAGCCGTTTCCAATAATGACAACACAgttttgatccttctgcctccaccccaCCCAAAATGAGATTACAGGTAAACACCCTACCAACAAGCTACATCCACatgtcccttttctttttttcagccaCTTCTGGAAATAGTGTGACATCTTGTGTTAAATCctcttaaaatataaaacttaGAGCCTATGAGATGGCTAAGCAGGTAGAGGCACTTGCAAGCAGACCAGACTACCTGAGTTTGCTCCCTGATATCACAAGGCTGTATGAATATGACATACATGCACCTGtattcacaaacacacaatcacagaaataatttttaaatgtaaaaaacaacGTAGCTCTTTTGGTAGGATGCTTGCCTAAGCCagacgtggtggtgcatgcctttaatcctaggacttgggaggcagaagcaggcctctatgagttcaaggcctggtctatcaagtgagttccagaccagcaaagattacatagtgagttcctgttTCAGTACTAGTAGTGATGATgatgcttgcctagtatgcatgataccctgagtttgattcccggaATCACATAAAACTAGAACTCAATGGTCATCCCtgattaaaaaaagtaaaaaccacCTTCACACCtgggccattaaaaaaaaaaaaaaaaaacaggcctcaGGCGATCATTTGTCACCTCAACTCTATAGAATGTCATCAGAGCTCACCAATGGCTATACACACATAAGTCAAGGCTCTGGTTTCAGGCACTACAAAATAGAGCCTGTTGTTTTCAGCTGGGGTGGATAGTGGTGTAAATTATCCATCTCCTAAACCAAGAAACAGGCACTTTCTAAAAACAGTCCAAAACCCATTGTGCTCCAGCCACATGTTCTGGTGCACTAATAACCTGAACCCTGTGACCAGCTGTCCACAAGGCCAGGAGCATCTTAGCATCCACCTTACTCAAACATTGAGATGCCTAGATATATATTGATTTCAAGAAACATTCTTTTCCATCTCAGCAAATGGTCTCATTTCCCACATGAGTGACATAAAATCAAAGACTACAGACCAATCAACTCAAGATGTTCACAGTCTCTTATGTGTAGCTATCTATTTTCATGAGCATGTGAGGGCCTGTTCCTGTCTTTTGTCCCTTATCAGATCTGTCTGTCTCAGGTGTACTAATGTTGCCTGCCAGAAGGTGGTGGGAAAGTCCGTGAAACTGCAATCTGTTGGGACAGGAAATCAAGCAATGTCTTGAGACCAGAGTTGTTTCCTCCCACCCCCTCAGGTGACAGATACCCACACAAGGTCCTattcatgcctttttttttttttttttttctgtcaacagTCTGCGATGGAATGAAAAAAGGGCTATTCtttcccagaacagagaaaaagtgATGCAAACCCTTTTGCATTATCAATTGTATAAAGAAGTCTGGCCTGGACAGATGGAGGGGTAAGCTGAGGTCAACACTGCTGAGTGAACAAACTGATTTATACAGGGGTACATCACCATAAGAGTCACAGCCTATCAGGATATTTTACTTATATGCAATTTCCAAGTGTCAGAAAAGTTCAGCATTGCTTGGCAACTCAGAGCATGactaacagaaaataaattttaataatcgAAGCTTCACTTTTAAGTTTTGCTGAGGAAACAATCTTAGATATAAGAAAAAGTGGACAGTAAGCTGGGAACAAGTAGACACTGATTTCTGACCAAAGCTCCACCAGTGTAGCGCCAAGTAGCGTCTGGACTTGAAGGTCCAGGACTCCAGCTGCGCGCAATGCTCCATTTCCAACCTCTGCAAGAGGCTAATTGACACGACAAGCCCGGATCATGAGCAGCTGCAAGAGAATGAAAACCGGAGATGTAATCAGGCCGAACCAGAGCTCTCGGGTCTGCTCCACTAGCTTCTGGCACAACAGCATCTCAAAGACAAACTTGAGGCTAAGGACGGTGAGAACCCAGAAGAGACGCAATACAGCCAGTCGCTTCTCTCCGTCTTGGAAGAGACGAACGGATACGATGGTGGTGAAGTAGGTGCTGAGCCCATCAGCAGCGAAAAAGGGTACAAATACGTTCCACCAGGAGAGGCCCGGGGCCAAGCCATCCACTCGCAATGCCAACAGCACGGAGAACACCAACAGGGCCAGCAGGTGCACGAAGATCTCGAAGGTGGCGAAGCCCAGCCACTGCACCAGTTCCCGCAGTGAGAATAACATCGCGCCTGTTTAATACCCGCCGGAGTCCGGCCAACGGTGCCCCGTACCGGGCCGTGACCGCTTCGTCCGCGGGCCTGGCTACCGCCTGCTGTCGCTGCTGCACAAGCGAGGCAGCAAGCAGCCCAGCCTGGCGGGAACCCCGACACCGGGGCTGCGCAGGCCTCGGAACCCGAACCTTGACCCGGAAGCGGATGCCAGCAGAAGCCCGCGACGTCTAAGTGCTATCCTCGCCCCTTCCCCTCTGGCGCAGCCTAAACACATCATTTCCTGTTGACAGCGGAAAAGGGAAGTTAGTGGGGGGAGGTGCGGTTGTGGCCGGCGTTTGGGATAATGCCCGCTCCACAGCTCTTGGTGCTTTTCGGCAGCCAGACTGGCACAGCCCAGGATGAGGCGGAGAGGCTGGGCCGTGAGGCTTGGCGCCGGCGGCTAGATTGCCGCGTGCAGGCGCTGGACTCTTATTCCGTGGTGAGGCTCAAGCACTACTGCGGAGACCCTCCACCGGACCTCATGTCCACCGAAGGAGGATGTTTGAGTGAGGCCTTTTAGCCCAGCCGGATTTAGAATAAAGGGAGGCTTGGCCCTAGGCCTCAGCCTGAGAAAGGGAAGGCCTGGTGGCCACTGGGAACAACTCTGTATAAACACTGTAGGTGACAGGCAGTGGGCGGTACGGGGGCGGGGGTACAGAGATCTTACACCTACTTGTGTCTTGTCCTTGAGGCGAATCTTATTAGGGAGCCCCTGGTGATATTTGTATGTGCGACCACAGGCCAAGGAGACCCTCCTGACAACATGAAGGTAAGGCTGGCCTGATGTGTACCCTCGCCCGTTTTCATTGCTATGAGAGGCCCAAGGTGCACAGGAAATTGCTACCCTTCAAAGCATGTTGTGTGTGAGGGAGATTCTTTGAGTAGATCTGGGGAGAGAAAAAGCTCTTAATACCCATTCaatagccaggtgcagtggtgcacacctgtaatcccagcacttagggaggcagaggcaggcggatctctgtgattttgaggacagcctggtctacatagtccagggcagccgaggctacacagagaaacactgactcGAAAGATAAAATAGCCTTGATTTCTATGtttagtcattttgtttgtttcccagaCCTGCGTAGGAATTTGGTCTGAGTAATGTTCAAGATTTGTAATactcagaaaacattttttaattttttttttccccctcaagcACATATATTTCTGGCACCATGTGGAACACAGTAGCCACATTTCTCCTTCGTGGAGCTCAGTGGTAAAACCCATAGGTGTAGTGGTCAATTACCAGGAGATACCTGAAGCTAGGGAAAGTTCCAGATGTTCTGGGGTCGTGGAATGGGACACAattttttggaaggaagaagcacacctttaattctagcactttggaggcagaggcagatgaagcTCTGTGACTTCCAGGTtacccagggctacatggtgagaccctgtctcccaaataaattaataaaagggaGGGGTGGGTAGTTGCGAGAAGCAACCTGGGTGAAGGGCAGATATTTGAGATTCCAAAGCCAGAGACTGTACTGtcagaaaaggggaagaaagaaaagttcattcAGAAAACCTGGGTGGCCACACTGCCTCACATGGGTTTAAGATGAAAGCTATCGAAACTATGGAAGTAGCATGGTAGTACTTGAAAGGTAGCAAGACCACTACCTGTCTGAAGGTGGCAAGAATAATACTAGAGAATGCACCGCCACAAACAAGAGGTACGCAAGAGATGTGAGCTGGTTGGTGGCACGAGGCAGAATAAAGCAGGCACATTTCAGAGAAGCCAGAAAAATAGAGTCAGCAGGATGTGTGATCAAAGGAATCTAAAAGATGGCAGAATCACAACAcaagaaaatgtgatacacagTAAATACACACCTGGACCTGGGTTGCAGGTGCTAGAGGATACCCAGAGAAGCTACAGTTAGCTGTGTAGTACCTAGGAAGGTCCTGGCATGAGTCACTATTGAAGCAgccaaataaaattttgaaaaaccAAAGCCCCTATTCCAGGACTGCCATCTAGCATGATCAGGATCAAACAAAAGGTGTTCCCCTTTTCCAAGGCCGATGATAAGGTGGGAGGCTTAAGAGGTGTCCTTAACGATCAATCATTAAGGAGAACAGTCTATGTGGGGCAGGCACTGTAATCGCCAGCACTAGAAAAGGTGAAATAGGATCAGTTCAGGCTACCCTCACCTACATGACAAAtgtctcaaaagttaaaaaaaaaaaaaaaaaaaagaaagaaaaaatgccaAATATGGTGGTTATACACCTGTAATCTTGGCATTCCAGAAGTTGAAACTGAaggaccatgagtttgaggctagcctcaaagtagTCTCAAACAAAACCAAGTGTTAAAAATAAACAGTTCAATTAAAACCAACTAAGAAAAGGACAAGGAGGTAAAGAAATAGAGATCTCTCTCAGGTCTCAGGTGTGCTGGTCTGTGGACAGATAAGATGTCCAGCACCTGCCATGTAGGAACAGTAGTCAGTTACTGTCTCCTCAATCACAACAGGAACTGGAGTCCTTTGAAGAAGCTGCAGACCCAGCACCACAAAATACGTGCAGGGGCATGGCTCCTCATGTCTGTCTGCTGGACAGGAAAGCCTTAGCTTTGTCCTCTTTATCGTGGTCCTCTTTAAAACACCTTGGAATATAGGAAAAGATCCAATAACTGGGTCTCTGCTTATCCCCTGCTTGTGAAACCCACTGAGTGACAGACATGTCCCAGAGCTTTTCTATCAGCTTCATAAGTACAAATAGGTGTCTCTCACTCATACTCAGAATATGAATGAGTGAATATGTCTGCTGGAGTGAAGACTCCCGTGAAagggaaagacaaacagaatTCAGAATACAGAATAGGTGCAGCATTCCTGGGCTGAGGCTAGTACCAAAGTAAGGCAGACAGGTGGGGAAGCAGGAAAAGCTCTTCAAAGGGTTGGAAGAGATAACTGAGAAGTTCTCCCAAGAActataacaaaaaaacaaattggaaagtggaagaaaaaaataacttaaagatCATCCAGGAGTGAGAGAATGAAGAAGGTGTAGGCAGGAAGTTATTAAGGACAGTAACAATATCACAGAGCTGTGCAGGTAGCAcccacctttgatcccagcacttgggaagcagaggcagacagatctctgtgagtttgaagccagcctggtctacagagcgggttccaggacagccaaagctaaacagagaaactctgtctcaaaaaacaaacaaaagcaaaaaaaaaaaaaaaataatgtcacaGACAAGATTGCAGCCTGAGACAGTGATCATGTGTTTGTAAAGAGGCACTCACACAGTGTGGGTTTAACTTTGGGGATAAACAACGTGGCCTGATGGCGATGGGACAGAGGGCAACAAACTGGAAAAGGTCAGTATAAATCCAGAGTTTGCATGAATCAGTGAGTTGATATCTTCAGAGAGTCAGGGCACAGCCCATCTCCCTTTTTCACCCAGAGGACTTCAGTCAGAACCTCTATCTGGTCCATCCCTTCTGGTGGGTGGTAAATTAATCACCCATTAGACCAGGGTAGGAATAGTGTATTGAGTGTACTGCAAGTGGGCACCAGGCTGTCTTAAAAACTAAGTTCTGCCTGTAACACAGGGCATTGATATACCGGTCTTTATTTATGAGAACTACTTACACAGGATAACTTATCTTTGTGTACAGGTTCTGGTCTGTAATTTGTACCATGCAAAGGAGAGATGTCCATATTGGCCAAAGTACAGTTCAGGGCTCTAATGGTCTTTCTTCTACACCATCCTCTCCCTGCTGGGgcctcagacagacagacagaaaatttGCCTGACCTGAGGTTCTAACACAGTTTCCTTTGACTACAGAACTTCTGGAGGTTCATATTCCGGAAGAGCCTGCTGTCCACTTCCCTCTGTCAAATGGATTTTGCTGTCCTAGGCCTCGGGGACTCTTCATATGCCAAGTAAGTAGGGGTGGACTTGCTAGCCACACAGAGACAGTTATTTAGATGAAAGCAAGAAATGAGACAGGCAGCCAAGCCCCTAGGTGCCCATCCACTATAGACCCTGTGGACTGTGTTGACTGATCAACCTTCTCCACAGATAACTCCCTAATTTTTGTAAGGACTTGACGCAGAGGAGGTCACTGTTGGGGAAGGAACAGAATAGTAGAGTACCACCATGGAATACAGGACATGATGAGGCTCAGAGCAGCCTTATGTTACAGCATTGCGTTACAACACGTGATGAAGTTCAGCAACACCCAATCTGTCCCTTTTCCTCACTAGGTTCAAAACATACTATAAAGTATTGACAACTTGAACAATGAGGTGGACAGCTTATTAGGCTCATGGGTTTCCACTTTCAGGTTTTTTGTGCACAACTGTATCCACAAGCAGTGCTGTTAGCATCATTCACTTCAAGGGATGATAGTAAGGGATTTCTGCTCAGAGGTACAACTAAATAGCTGATACCTAAGACAATAGTACTTGTGCTTTCTGTTTGCCATGGGGCCCAGTGTCATCTGGTTTTGAGAATCCTGAGAAGTTGTGTACATGGTTCTTAATTACTTTAGATAAAAATTGATCAGAGAAAGGAATTTGAGTGTGGTGGCTCGCccacttgtagtcccagcactcagaagactaaGATATGAGGATTGCCAGAAACTGTagagtgagaccctctctctaaaccaaaaagaatagaaaataagaaGATGGCGGTGGTGTGGCCTTGCTCTGCTGGAGATTTTGCTCACTGGTAGTGGATGTGCAGAACAGGTGGGAGGGAGTCCGACTATGGATGTGGTTCCCAAAAGATCAAGCTTGTAATAAGGACCAGTGAGTCTTTACAGACCAAAGAAAGGAAATCCTCTTACCGGAAAATATGgttatctgtgtgtgtgggcgcacacacacacacacagtaaacaaTGGTAACTTTGGAGCCCTAGCCAGGGAATCCAGGACCTTGGTTACTTTAGTGATGTGGGTTGATAAATAAAATGAGACTATCCTCTACATGGCACCTTCTTGAGATCAGGGGACCTACCATTTGTTGTCCTAGTTGTTACTCCAATCTCATTCCCTGCATGCTGAAGCCCCGTCTCCTCCTAGAATGCTGCCAGTCTGCACCACTGAGGAAGTAACCCTTGAGGGAAGCCCTGTACTGTTTTACTCTGCCCAAGAGGTTGGTTAAACTACCACTCCTCACTGTTGTTTCTCCCAGACCCTGGGCCTGCCTTGCTATCTCCACAGGTTCAACTTTGTGGCCAAGAAGCTACATCGCCGGCTGCTGCAGCTAGGGGGCAACGCCCTTCTTCCCCCATGTCTAGGTGATGACCAGCATGAACTGGGGTAAGTGTTGGTGTCAGTGTCCCACTGTGGCACCCCATCTTGGCTCTGGCCAACAGAGTTCAGTGCCTATGCTCTCTTCTAGGCCTGATGCTGCCATTGACCCTTGGTCGAGAGACCTTTGGGAGAAGATAATGGGTCTTTACCCAGTACCCCTCGACTTTCCTGAGATCCCTCCTGGAGTCCCGTGAGTCTGAACTTTGGGTGTATGACTACCAAGGGCCTTCGAGCTGGTTTACTCCACCCCACCCTCGGTATGGTTGAGTAGCCCCTGCACAACTGATATTTCCACTCTCCACAGCTTACCCTCCAGGTACATCTTCGAGATTCTTCAGGATGTCACCAGTATAGGGGCTGAGGAGCTGAACATAACCAGTTCAGCCCCTCAGGGACCCCCATCAGAGTTACAGCCCTTCCTAGCACCTGTGGTCACCAACCAGAGGGTCACTGGCCCTCGACATTTCCAGGATGTTCGGCTAATTGAGTTTGACATTACAGACTCGAATATCAGGTGAGGGTCCAAAGCCCTCAAGCAGTCTGGCAGGGTGCCGATGTGGTCAGGAAAAAAGTAGGTAGGGGTTCAGAAGGCTCTGCCAAAGCCAAGTACTGGGCATCTTAGCAGCTCAGAGATCTCTGCCTACAGACATCCAGCCCTCTGTGAATATGCACTTTATTTAGTCTCTTTAGTCCCCTCATCCTCCTGCAAAGTACACATTCCTTCCCCTCAGCTCCTTTGTTCTTCCTACACCATTCCCACCTCTCTGGTGACTTTTCTGTACAGTTTTGCTGCTGGTGATGTCGTATTAATTCTACCCTCTAACTCAGAGGCCCACACCCAACAGTTCTGTCAAGTACTATGCCTGGACCCCAATCAGATTTTCATGCTTAAACCACGGGAGCCCGGTGAGTATAGGAGATGCACCACTTCTGAACTCTAAAGCACCACCTGATGTTCCTGACCGCCAAATCTCCATGCCATTACTGCAGGTGTCCCTGGCCCACCAGGGCTGCCTCAACCCTGCACTGTGTGGCATCTTGTGTCACAGTACTTGGACATTGCCAGCGTACCCCGCCGTTCCTTCTTTGAGCTCTTGGCTTGTCTCTCCCCACATGTGCTGGAACGGGAGAAGCTGCTAGAATTCAGCTCTGCCAGAGGTCAGGAAGAGCTCTGGGAGTACTGTAATCGACCCCGCAGGACCATCTTGGAGGTAGGCTAGTGAGCAGGCAAGTAGGTAATGGACCCCTGAGCTGTATATGCACACCACCACCATTATAAGACTCTCTCTATCCAGGTACTGTGTGACTTTCCCAACACAGCAGGTGCCATTCCTCCAGACTACCTTTTGGACCTCATCCCTCGGATCCGACCACGGGCCTTCTCCATTGCTTCCTCCTTACTGGTGAGGGACTCTTTGAGTATGACAGAAGATGGGCTGTGGGAAAGCTGGAACTGTCCCTGGATGGGATTAGTAGAAGGCAGGAGTGGTTCAGCAGGGCAGGGCCTTCACTGTGTCCTTAGGCTCATCCCAGGAGGCTACAGATCCTTGTGGCTGTGGTAGAGTACAAGACTCGTCTCAAGGATCCCCGCCGTGGCCTCTGCTCCTCTTGGCTAGCATCCCTAGATCCTGGGCAAGGTAATCCATATTTTGAGGGGTGGAAGAGACTGTAGCCTCAAACTTTTATCTTCCCCTGTTCCTCCTGCTCAAGCCCCAGTGAGTGCCTCAGCCTTGTCTTTTGATCTCCTCTATGTCCTCTCCCTCTTTCAGCAGGACCTGTCCGGGTGCCTCTGTGGGTGAGGCCTGGGAGCCTAGTGTTCCCAAAAACACTAGACACACCCATTATCATGGTGGGGCCTGGAACTGGTGTGGCCCCCTTTCGAGCAGCCATTCAAGAGCGAGTGGCCCATGGCCAGACTGGTGAGTATAGGAGTCCCAGGGCAGTATGACCACTGAGACTGGTCTGGCTGAATCCTTGCATCCAGATGGAGGACACCCTCTCTACCCCAGGAAATTTCTTGTTCTTTGGCTGTCGCCAGCGGGATCAGGATTTTTACTGGCAGACTGAGTGGCAGGAGCTAGAGAAGAAGGGCTGCCTGACACTGGTTACAGCCTTCTCCCGGGAACAGGTGAGTATACTCAAGTTAGGTGGGGCGGGAGCTGGGATGGCTGAGACTCAGCCCCTGCCACCCACAGGAGCAGAAGGTGCATGTGCAGCACCGGCTCCGAGAGCTGGGGCCGCTTGTCTGGGAACTTCTGGATCTCCGAGGTGCCTACTTCTACCTAGCAGGGTGAGGCAACTTGGGAATGTAGAGGAGTGGACCAGATTTCAGAGATGGGGAATGGGGGTTCGGTTCCCAGGGTCACTGAGCTTTCTGAGGCCTGCCCCTCCAGCAATGCTAAGTGTATGCCTACGGACGTTGCCGAAGCCCTGATATCCATTTTTCAAGAAGAAGGAAAACTCTCCAACGCCGATGCAGCTGCCTACCTTGCCAGGCTCCAGCACACATTGCGCTTCCAGACTGAGACCTGGGCCTGAGGAGCCACTTGCTAGCTCACACCCACACTAGGAGCTGCACTGGAGAGCCTACTAAAGTCTAGAGGGCCCCTTTGTCAGGCCCTGTTTGTCTCTGATCCCAGAACACTTGTTAAGACACATGGTATAGCTTTTTGGTTCCAGCTGACCTTGTGGGCTCTCCCTACATACAGGCAAACTTGGGGATACCCAGAGTCTCACACTTAGCCCAACCCCAGTGCAGCCTGCACTCCTGGCTTCCTCAGTCCCTTCATTCTGCCCCAGATCTGCACTATGGACCATAACACCAAGGGCCTGCTAAACTTTCCAAGGAGCATGGAACCCTATGATAACTAACCTAATGCTATTTCCATTCATCCTGTGTACCTGTGCTCAGGTGATAGGCCTCCAGGGGTCAagtctcctgagcactgagaatggGCAAATTGGTTTGCTTCAGG of Meriones unguiculatus strain TT.TT164.6M chromosome 8, Bangor_MerUng_6.1, whole genome shotgun sequence contains these proteins:
- the Ndor1 gene encoding NADPH-dependent diflavin oxidoreductase 1 isoform X9 yields the protein MPAPQLLVLFGSQTGTAQDEAERLGREAWRRRLDCRVQALDSYSVANLIREPLVIFVCATTGQGDPPDNMKNFWRFIFRKSLLSTSLCQMDFAVLGLGDSSYAKFNFVAKKLHRRLLQLGGNALLPPCLGDDQHELGPDAAIDPWSRDLWEKIMGLYPVPLDFPEIPPGVPLPSRYIFEILQDVTSIGAEELNITSSAPQGPPSELQPFLAPVVTNQRVTGPRHFQDVRLIEFDITDSNISFAAGDVVLILPSNSEAHTQQFCQVLCLDPNQIFMLKPREPGVPGPPGLPQPCTVWHLVSQYLDIASVPRRSFFELLACLSPHVLEREKLLEFSSARGQEELWEYCNRPRRTILEVLCDFPNTAGAIPPDYLLDLIPRIRPRAFSIASSLLEATDPCGCGRVQDSSQGSPPWPLLLLASIPRSWASRTCPGASVGEAWEPSVPKNTRHTHYHGGAWNWCGPLSSSHSRASGPWPDCGIRIFTGRLSGRS
- the Ndor1 gene encoding NADPH-dependent diflavin oxidoreductase 1 isoform X4 is translated as MPAPQLLVLFGSQTGTAQDEAERLGREAWRRRLDCRVQALDSYSVANLIREPLVIFVCATTGQGDPPDNMKNFWRFIFRKSLLSTSLCQMDFAVLGLGDSSYAKFNFVAKKLHRRLLQLGGNALLPPCLGDDQHELGPDAAIDPWSRDLWEKIMGLYPVPLDFPEIPPGVPLPSRYIFEILQDVTSIGAEELNITSSAPQGPPSELQPFLAPVVTNQRVTGPRHFQDVRLIEFDITDSNISFAAGDVVLILPSNSEAHTQQFCQVLCLDPNQIFMLKPREPGVPGPPGLPQPCTVWHLVSQYLDIASVPRRSFFELLACLSPHVLEREKLLEFSSARGQEELWEYCNRPRRTILEQVPFLQTTFWTSSLGSDHGPSPLLPPYWRLQILVAVVEYKTRLKDPRRGLCSSWLASLDPGQGPVRVPLWVRPGSLVFPKTLDTPIIMVGPGTGVAPFRAAIQERVAHGQTGNFLFFGCRQRDQDFYWQTEWQELEKKGCLTLVTAFSREQEQKVHVQHRLRELGPLVWELLDLRGAYFYLAGNAKCMPTDVAEALISIFQEEGKLSNADAAAYLARLQHTLRFQTETWA
- the Ndor1 gene encoding NADPH-dependent diflavin oxidoreductase 1 isoform X6; the encoded protein is MPAPQLLVLFGSQTGTAQDEAERLGREAWRRRLDCRVQALDSYSVANLIREPLVIFVCATTGQGDPPDNMKNFWRFIFRKSLLSTSLCQMDFAVLGLGDSSYAKFNFVAKKLHRRLLQLGGNALLPPCLGDDQHELGPDAAIDPWSRDLWEKIMGLYPVPLDFPEIPPGVPFAAGDVVLILPSNSEAHTQQFCQVLCLDPNQIFMLKPREPGVPGPPGLPQPCTVWHLVSQYLDIASVPRRSFFELLACLSPHVLEREKLLEFSSARGQEELWEYCNRPRRTILEVLCDFPNTAGAIPPDYLLDLIPRIRPRAFSIASSLLAHPRRLQILVAVVEYKTRLKDPRRGLCSSWLASLDPGQAGPVRVPLWVRPGSLVFPKTLDTPIIMVGPGTGVAPFRAAIQERVAHGQTGNFLFFGCRQRDQDFYWQTEWQELEKKGCLTLVTAFSREQEQKVHVQHRLRELGPLVWELLDLRGAYFYLAGNAKCMPTDVAEALISIFQEEGKLSNADAAAYLARLQHTLRFQTETWA
- the Ndor1 gene encoding NADPH-dependent diflavin oxidoreductase 1 isoform X5, with translation MPAPQLLVLFGSQTGTAQDEAERLGREAWRRRLDCRVQALDSYSVNFWRFIFRKSLLSTSLCQMDFAVLGLGDSSYAKFNFVAKKLHRRLLQLGGNALLPPCLGDDQHELGPDAAIDPWSRDLWEKIMGLYPVPLDFPEIPPGVPLPSRYIFEILQDVTSIGAEELNITSSAPQGPPSELQPFLAPVVTNQRVTGPRHFQDVRLIEFDITDSNISFAAGDVVLILPSNSEAHTQQFCQVLCLDPNQIFMLKPREPGVPGPPGLPQPCTVWHLVSQYLDIASVPRRSFFELLACLSPHVLEREKLLEFSSARGQEELWEYCNRPRRTILEVLCDFPNTAGAIPPDYLLDLIPRIRPRAFSIASSLLAHPRRLQILVAVVEYKTRLKDPRRGLCSSWLASLDPGQAGPVRVPLWVRPGSLVFPKTLDTPIIMVGPGTGVAPFRAAIQERVAHGQTGNFLFFGCRQRDQDFYWQTEWQELEKKGCLTLVTAFSREQEQKVHVQHRLRELGPLVWELLDLRGAYFYLAGNAKCMPTDVAEALISIFQEEGKLSNADAAAYLARLQHTLRFQTETWA
- the Ndor1 gene encoding NADPH-dependent diflavin oxidoreductase 1 isoform X1, whose translation is MPAPQLLVLFGSQTGTAQDEAERLGREAWRRRLDCRVQALDSYSVANLIREPLVIFVCATTGQGDPPDNMKNFWRFIFRKSLLSTSLCQMDFAVLGLGDSSYAKFNFVAKKLHRRLLQLGGNALLPPCLGDDQHELGPDAAIDPWSRDLWEKIMGLYPVPLDFPEIPPGVPLPSRYIFEILQDVTSIGAEELNITSSAPQGPPSELQPFLAPVVTNQRVTGPRHFQDVRLIEFDITDSNISFAAGDVVLILPSNSEAHTQQFCQVLCLDPNQIFMLKPREPGVPGPPGLPQPCTVWHLVSQYLDIASVPRRSFFELLACLSPHVLEREKLLEFSSARGQEELWEYCNRPRRTILEVLCDFPNTAGAIPPDYLLDLIPRIRPRAFSIASSLLAHPRRLQILVAVVEYKTRLKDPRRGLCSSWLASLDPGQAGPVRVPLWVRPGSLVFPKTLDTPIIMVGPGTGVAPFRAAIQERVAHGQTGNFLFFGCRQRDQDFYWQTEWQELEKKGCLTLVTAFSREQEQKVHVQHRLRELGPLVWELLDLRGAYFYLAGNAKCMPTDVAEALISIFQEEGKLSNADAAAYLARLQHTLRFQTETWA